One region of Bacteroidota bacterium genomic DNA includes:
- a CDS encoding T9SS type A sorting domain-containing protein, giving the protein MEGRIIKMILCILIIGRALSLCSQESILNRADSLLLMNLPVLSIPDAMLRTELPFAVNNGHNRYFRSIVEQVGPECGQLSSVSYAFAYEINRLRNLSSHDPENQYPSHFTFNFMNGGNGWTGVSYHHSVEILKTLGCMNIIDYDGISASPEFWISGYDKYYHGMHNRAEEMYQIRVNTIEGLNTLKHYLHNHLEGDSIGGVACFYACSPWNLKTLPAGTPEAGKHVIADWGGPPTHAMTIAGYNDSIRWDYNFDGKYTNDQDINNDGIIDMKDMEIGGLLFADGFFGGTSFADSGFCYMMYKTLAESFRDGGIWNHAVHVISAKKDYTPRLTFKITLKHNSREKIRVLAGVSSDQQAENPEHILGFPVFNYQGGNQYMQGGNTQFSNQIIEFGLDVTPLLSYINPGEPKRFFLCVDEEDPTHTGQGEIYAFSVISYYENGILETACSSCPVNILNDTLTVLPLDHIPLFDQPEITDVSLPVALVGEPYQHAFSVTGGIPPFEWDMLQQYSHGISEVQYPAAGGINITPEFPNDGKTKIPLDFSFPFYGKFYDTLYIHVDGFILFEDQDLPWPYEYDHELLLKKINGVAPRPERNHGIYHDTEGIFLEKNNKEAQIFWKVSNVYYSDTSLLEFSVYLNDSGTIKTHLKYSTGMTKHHGYTGISAGDETNLVSSYLNPAFQNGNDLCFTYKPKPLPLNLTLSDQGILEGIPTEVYRNMELPIRVTDKQGISDTRIFMFTSSYEDITEINSAYEVKIYPNPFSENMQVIIPSAYNSSTQIRLFDVTGKTMAYWELPSGKYFLSLSNLSPGMYYMLISGNGARQIRKIVKQ; this is encoded by the coding sequence ATGGAAGGTCGCATCATTAAAATGATTTTATGCATTTTGATTATCGGGAGGGCATTATCACTCTGTTCGCAGGAAAGCATTTTAAACAGAGCAGATTCCCTGCTTCTGATGAACCTGCCGGTACTTTCTATTCCTGATGCCATGCTCAGGACAGAACTACCTTTCGCTGTTAACAATGGTCACAACAGATATTTCCGCAGCATTGTTGAGCAGGTTGGCCCGGAATGCGGGCAATTATCGTCCGTAAGCTATGCCTTTGCATATGAAATCAATCGTTTGCGTAATCTTTCCTCCCATGATCCGGAAAACCAATATCCTTCTCATTTTACCTTTAATTTCATGAACGGAGGTAATGGATGGACGGGCGTTTCCTATCACCACAGCGTAGAGATCCTGAAAACCCTCGGATGCATGAATATCATCGATTACGATGGCATATCAGCTTCTCCTGAATTCTGGATATCGGGGTATGACAAATATTACCACGGTATGCACAACCGTGCGGAGGAAATGTATCAGATCCGTGTTAACACGATAGAAGGGCTGAATACGCTTAAGCACTACCTGCATAATCACCTGGAAGGCGACAGTATTGGCGGGGTGGCATGTTTTTATGCCTGCAGCCCATGGAATCTGAAAACGCTGCCGGCGGGCACTCCCGAAGCCGGTAAGCATGTGATTGCCGACTGGGGAGGCCCTCCTACCCATGCCATGACCATTGCCGGTTACAATGACTCCATACGATGGGATTACAATTTCGATGGAAAATACACCAATGATCAGGATATCAATAACGACGGTATTATTGATATGAAGGACATGGAAATCGGAGGCTTATTGTTTGCCGATGGCTTTTTTGGAGGAACATCTTTTGCCGACAGCGGATTTTGTTACATGATGTACAAAACCCTGGCCGAAAGTTTCCGCGACGGAGGAATATGGAATCATGCAGTGCATGTGATCAGCGCTAAAAAAGATTATACCCCGCGACTAACCTTCAAAATCACCCTTAAACATAATTCAAGAGAAAAAATCAGGGTGCTGGCTGGAGTATCATCAGATCAGCAAGCGGAAAATCCTGAGCATATTCTGGGGTTCCCGGTGTTTAATTATCAGGGAGGAAATCAATATATGCAGGGAGGGAATACTCAGTTTAGTAACCAGATCATCGAATTCGGACTTGATGTTACCCCTCTGTTATCATACATCAATCCCGGCGAACCTAAGCGGTTTTTCCTGTGTGTTGATGAAGAAGACCCCACTCATACCGGACAGGGCGAAATATATGCATTTTCAGTAATCAGTTACTATGAAAATGGAATCCTGGAAACAGCATGCTCCAGCTGTCCGGTTAATATCCTAAATGATACATTAACCGTATTACCATTAGACCATATCCCATTATTCGACCAACCGGAAATCACAGATGTATCCCTGCCTGTAGCTCTTGTTGGCGAACCTTATCAACATGCCTTTTCAGTTACCGGAGGAATTCCTCCCTTTGAATGGGATATGTTACAGCAATATTCACACGGAATTTCTGAGGTTCAATACCCGGCGGCAGGCGGGATAAATATTACACCGGAATTTCCGAATGATGGAAAAACGAAGATCCCTCTGGATTTTAGTTTTCCATTTTACGGTAAGTTTTATGATACCCTGTACATCCATGTCGACGGGTTCATTCTTTTTGAGGATCAGGATCTTCCATGGCCATATGAGTACGACCACGAACTTCTATTGAAAAAGATTAACGGAGTAGCACCCAGACCAGAAAGAAACCATGGAATTTATCATGACACGGAAGGTATCTTCCTGGAAAAGAATAACAAGGAGGCACAAATATTCTGGAAGGTATCCAATGTCTATTATTCTGACACAAGTCTTCTGGAGTTTTCTGTATATCTGAATGATTCAGGTACGATCAAGACCCACCTGAAGTATTCCACCGGCATGACAAAACACCATGGATATACCGGTATATCCGCAGGGGATGAGACAAACCTGGTGTCATCCTATCTGAATCCGGCTTTTCAGAATGGGAACGACCTGTGTTTTACATATAAACCCAAACCTTTACCACTAAACCTTACCCTAAGCGATCAGGGCATCCTGGAAGGAATACCAACGGAAGTATATCGAAACATGGAATTGCCCATAAGGGTAACCGATAAACAGGGGATCAGTGATACTCGTATATTCATGTTTACAAGCAGTTATGAAGATATAACGGAAATCAATTCTGCTTATGAAGTGAAGATATATCCCAATCCATTCAGTGAAAACATGCAGGTTATAATACCATCGGCATACAACAGTTCTACCCAAATCAGGTTGTTTGACGTAACAGGAAAAACAATGGCTTACTGGGAACTGCCATCGGGAAAATATTTCCTCTCACTATCAAACCTGAGTCCCGGAATGTATTACATGCTGATATCAGGAAACGGTGCCAGGCAGATAAGGAAAATCGTAAAA